One Symphalangus syndactylus isolate Jambi chromosome 20, NHGRI_mSymSyn1-v2.1_pri, whole genome shotgun sequence DNA segment encodes these proteins:
- the CHD3 gene encoding chromodomain-helicase-DNA-binding protein 3 isoform X3: protein MASPLRDEEEEEEEMVVSEEEEEEEEEGDEEEEEVEAADEDDEEDDDEGVLGRGPGHDRGRDRHSPPSCHLFPPPPPPPPPLPPPPPPPPPDKDDIRLLPSALGVKKRKRGPKKQKENKPGKPRKRKKRDSEEEFGSERDDYREKSESGGSEYGTGPGRKRRRKHREKKEKKTKRRKKGEGDGGQKQVEQKSSATLLLTWGLEDVEHVFSEEDYHTLTNYKAFSQFMRPLIAKKNPKIPMSKMMTILGAKWREFSANNPFKGSAAAVAAAAAAAAAAVAEQVSAAVSSATPIAPSGPPALPPPPAADIQPPPIRRAKTKEGKGPGHKRRSKSPRVPDGRKKLRGKKMAPLKIKLGLLGGKRKKGGSSDEGPEPEAEESDLDSGSVHSASGRPDGPVRTKKLKRGRPGRKKKKVLGCPAVAGEEEVDGYETDHQDYCEVCQQGGEIILCDTCPRAYHLVCLDPELDRAPEGKWSCPHCEKEGVQWEAKEEEEEYEEEGEEEGEKEEEDDHMEYCRVCKDGGELLCCDACISSYHIHCLNPPLPDIPNGEWLCPRCTCPVLKGRVQKILHWRWGEPPVAVPAPQQADGNPDVPPPRPLQGRSEREFFVKWVGLSYWHCSWAKELQLEIFHLVMYRNYQRKNDMDEPPPLDYGSGEDDGKSDKRKVKDPHYAEMEEKYYRFGIKPEWMTVHRIINHSVDKKGNYHYLVKWRDLPYDQSTWEEDEMNIPEYEEHKQSYWRHRELIMGEDPAQPRKYKKKKKELQGDGPPSSPTNDPTVKYETQPRFITATGGTLHMYQLEGLNWLRFSWAQGTDTILADEMGLGKTIQTIVFLYSLYKEGHTKGPFLVSAPLSTIINWEREFQMWAPKFYVVTYTGDKDSRAIIRENEFSFEDNAIKGGKKAFKMKREAQVKFHVLLTSYELITIDQAALGSIRWACLVVDEAHRLKNNQSKFFRVLNGYKIDHKLLLTGTPLQNNLEELFHLLNFLTPERFNNLEGFLEEFADISKEDQIKKLHDLLGPHMLRRLKADVFKNMPAKTELIVRVELSPMQKKYYKYILTRNFEALNSRGGGNQVSLLNIMMDLKKCCNHPYLFPVAAMESPKLPSGAYEGGALIKSSGKLMLLQKMLRKLKEQGHRVLIFSQMTKMLDLLEDFLDYEGYKYERIDGGITGALRQEAIDRFNAPGAQQFCFLLSTRAGGLGINLATADTVIIFDSDWNPHNDIQAFSRAHRIGQANKVMIYRFVTRASVEERITQVAKRKMMLTHLVVRPGLGSKAGSMSKQELDDILKFGTEELFKDENEGENKEEDSSVIHYDNEAIARLLDRNQDATEDTDVQNMNEYLSSFKVAQYVVREEDKIEEIEREIIKQEENVDPDYWEKLLRHHYEQQQEDLARNLGKGKRVRKQVNYNDAAQEDQDNQSEYSVGSEEEDEDFDERPEGRRQSKRQLRNEKDKPLPPLLARVGGNIEVLGFNTRQRKAFLNAVMRWGMPPQDAFTTQWLVRDLRGKTEKEFKAYVSLFMRHLCEPGADGSETFADGVPREGLSRQQVLTRIGVMSLVKKKVQEFEHINGRWSMPELMPDPSADSKRSSRASSPTKTSPTTPEASATNSPCTSKPATPAPSEKGEGIRTPLEKEEAENQEEKPEKNSRIGEKMETEADAPSPALSLGERLEPRKIPLEDEVPGVPGEMEPEPGYRGDREKSATESTPGERGEEKPLDGQEHRERPEGETGDLGKREDVKGDRELRPGPRDEPRSNGRREEKTEKPRFMFNIADGGFTELHTLWQNEERAAISSGKLNEIWHRRHDYWLLAGIVLHGYARWQDIQNDAQFAIINEPFKTEANKGNFLEMKNKFLARRFKLLEQALVIEEQLRRAAYLNLSQEPAHPAMALHARFAEAECLAESHQHLSKESLAGNKPANAVLHKGKGRGGPARGRAHNAASEPAGGVAERHEGGRDPPASHAVPNTPHRSPPSDVRAQHPQPAGQQGHGASPHTGLPPGSLRYTSGVRGGLQRRTRRGPGRRRRQLQPDACRVLHHSRHQRPSSAGEEGEGNGGGIGVRWAGSEGAPSRGGDLYRRLTGSQACPSPRPRPRGRPPAQALGPAASPPPSPPLGPSLG, encoded by the exons ATGGCTTCCCCTCTGagggacgaggaggaggaggaggaggagatggtggtgtcggaggaggaagaagaggaggaagaagagggcgacgaggaggaggaggaggtggaggcggCCGACGAGGACGATGAGGAGGACGACGACGAGGGAGTACTCGGGCGCGGGCCGGGCCACGACCGGGGCCGCGACCGCCACAGCCCCCCCAGCTGCCACCTcttcccgccgccgccgccgccgccgccaccgctgcccccgccgccgccgcccccgccgccaG ATAAGGATGACATTCGGCTGCTGCCTTCAGCATTGGGTGTGAAGAAGAGAAAACGAGGACCCAAGAAGCAGAAGGAGAACAAGCCAGGAAAACCCCGAAAACGCAAGAAGCGT gacAGTGAGGAGGAATTTGGTTCTGAGCGAGATGACTACCGGGAGAAGTCAGAGAGTGGGGGCAGTGAATATGGAACCGGACCGGGTCGGAAACGAAGAAGGAAGCACcgagaaaaaaaggagaagaagacaaAGCGGCGGAAAAAGGGGGAGGGAGATGGGGGGCAAAAG CAAGTGGAACAGAAGTCATCAGCAACTCTGCTTCTGACCTGGGGCCTGGAGGATGTGGAGCATGTGTTCTCTGAGGAGGATTACCACACACTCACCAACTACAAAGCCTTCAGCCAATTCATGAG GCCCCTAATTGCTAAGAAGAATCCTAAGATCCCAATGTCTAAGATGATGACCATCCTTGGGGCCAAATGGAGAGAGTTCAGCGCCAACAACCCCTTCAAGGGGTCAGCAGCTGCTgtggcggcggcagcggcagcagcagcagcagctgtagCTGAGCAGGTGTCAGCTGCTGTCTCATCGGCCACCCCCATAGCACCCTCCGGACCCCCCGCCCTTCCACCACCCCCTGCTGCTGATATCCAGCCCCCACCCATCCGAAGAGCCAAAACCAAAGAGGGCAAAG GTCCAGGCCATAAGAGGCGGAGTAAGAGCCCCCGAGTGCCTGATGGACGCAAGAAGCTTCGGGGAAAGAAAATGGCACCACTCAAAATAAAACTAGGGCTGCTGGGtggcaagaggaagaaaggaggctCG AGCGACGAAGGTCCTGAACCAGAGGCTGAGGAGTCAGACCTGGACAGTGGCAGTGTCCACAGTGCCTCAGGCCGGCCTGATGGCCCTGTCCGCACCAAGAAACTAAAGAGAGGCCGgccaggaaggaagaagaagaagg TCCTGGGCTGTCCTGCAGTGGCCGGGGAGGAGGAGGTTGATGGCTACGAGACGGATCACCAGGATTACTGTGAGGTGTGCCAGCAGGGTGGGGAAATTATTCTGTGTGACACCTGCCCTCGTGCCTACCACCTCGTCTGCCTTGATCCTGAACTTGACCGGGCTCCAGAGGGCAAATGGAGCTGCCCTCACTGT GAGAAGGAGGGGGTCcagtgggaggccaaggaggaagaagaagaatacgaagaggagggagaggaagaaggggagaaggaggaggaggatgatcaCATGGAATACTGCCGCGTATGCAAGGACGGCGGGGAGCTCCTGTGCTGTGACGCGTGCATCTCCTCCTACCACATTCATTGTCTAAACCCTCCCCTGCCTGACATTCCCAATGGTGAATGGCTGTGTCCCCGATGCACA TGCCCCGTGCTGAAGGGTCGAGTGCAGAAGATCCTACATTGGCGGTGGGGGGAGCCACCTGTAGCAGTGCCAGCCCCTCAACAGGCAGATGGAAATCCAGATGTCCCACCCCCCCGTCCTCTTCAAGGCAGATCGGAGCGAGAGTTCTTTGTCAAGTGGGTAGGACTATCCTACTGGCACTGCTCCTGGGCCAAGGAGCTTCAG CTGGAAATCTTCCATTTGGTTATGTATCGAAACTATCAGCGGAAGAATGACATGGATGAGCCCCCACCCCTGGACTATGGCTCCGGCGAGGATGATGGGAAGAGTGACAAGCGTAAAGTGAAAGACCCACACTATGCCGAGATGGAGGAGAAGTACTATCGTTTTGGCATCAAGCCAGAGTGGATGACCGTCCACCGTATCATCAACCACAG TGTGGATAAAAAGGGGAATTACCACTATCTAGTAAAATGGAGGGACTTACCATATGACCAGTCCACGTGggaggaagatgaaatgaatatcCCTGAATATGAAGAACATAAGCAAAGCTACTGGAGACACCG AGAACTAATTATGGGGGAAGACCCTGCCCAGCCCCGCAagtataagaagaagaagaaggagctaCAGGGCGATGGGCCTCCCAGTTCTCCCACTAATGAT CCTACTGTGAAATATGAGACTCAGCCACGGTTTATCACAGCAACTGGAGGCACTCTGCACATGTATCAGCTGGAAGGGCTGAACTGGCTACGCTTCTCCTGGGCCCAGGGCACTGACACCATTCTAGCTGATGAGATGGGGCTGGGCAAGACCATACAAACCATCGTCTTCCTCTACTCACTCTACAAGGAG GGCCACACAAAAGGTCCCTTCCTGGTGAGTGCCCCACTTTCTACCATCATTAACTGGGAGCGGGAGTTCCAGATGTGGGCACCCAAATTCTATGTGGTGACATACACGGGTGACAAGGACAGCCGGGCCATCATTCGTGAGAATGAATTCTCCTTTGAGGACAACGCCATCAAAGGGGGCAAGAAAGCTTTTAAGATGAAG AGGGAGGCACAGGTGAAGTTCCATGTTCTCCTGACATCATATGAGCTGATCACCATTGATCAGGCAGCACTTGGTTCCATCCGCTGGGCCTGTCTTGTGGTAGATGAGGCCCATCGACTCAAGAACAACCAGTCCAAG TTTTTCAGGGTTCTCAATGGTTACAAGATAGATCATAAGTTGCTGCTGACAGGAACCCCATTGCAGAATAATCTGGAGGAGCTCTTCCATCTCCTGAACTTCCTCACCCCAGAGAGATTTAA CAActtggagggcttcctggaggagtttGCTGACATATCCAAAGAGGACCAGATCAAGAAACTGCATGATTTGCTGGGGCCACACATGCTACGGAGACTCAAGGCAGATGTCTTTAAGAACATGCCAGCCAAGACAGAGCTCATCGTTCGGGTGGAGCTAAGCCCCATGCAGAA GAAATACTACAAATACATCCTGACTCGAAATTTTGAGGCCTTGAATTCACGAGGTGGCGGGAACCAGGTGTCGCTGCTTAATATCATGATGGATCTTAAGAAGTGCTGCAACCATCCATACCTTTTTCCCGTGGCTGCTATG GAGTCCCCCAAACTCCCCAGTGGGGCTTATGAGGGTGGGGCACTTATTAAGTCGTCTGGGAAGCTCATGCTGCTCCAGAAGATGCTGCGAAAGCTGAAGGAGCAAGGACACCGAGTGCTTATCTTCTCGCAG ATGACCAAAATGTTAGACTTGCTTGAGGACTTCTTAGACTATGAAGGCTACAAGTATGAGCGCATCGATGGTGGTATCACGGGTGCCCTGAGGCAGGAGGCCATCGATCGGTTTAATG CTCCTGGGGCCCAACAATTCTGCTTCCTCCTGTCCACCCGAGCTGGGGGCCTGGGCATCAATCTGGCCACTGCTGACACTGTCATCATCTTTGATTCGGACTGGAACCCCCATAATGACATCCAG GCCTTTAGCCGGGCGCATCGGATTGGCCAGGCCAACAAAGTGATGATTTACCGGTTTGTGACTCGCGCGTCAGTGGAAGAGCGAATCACACAAGTGGCCAAGAGAAAGATGATGCTGACACACCTGGTGGTGCGGCCTGGGCTGGGCTCCAAGGCAGGCTCCATGTCCAAGCAGGAGCTTGACGACATTCTCAAATTTGGCACTGAAGAGCTGTTCAAGGATGAAAACGAGG GGGAGAACAAGGAGGAGGACAGCAGTGTGATTCATTATGACAATGAGGCCATCGCTCGGCTGTTGGACCGGAACCAGGATGCAACTGAGGACACTGACGTGCAGAACATGAATGAGTATCTCAGCTCCTTCAAGGTGGCACAGTACGTCGTGCGGGAAGAAGACAAG ATTGAGGAAATTGAGCGAGAGATCATCAAGCAGGAGGAGAATGTGGACCCTGACTACTGGGAGAAGCTGCTGAGGCATCACTATGAGCAACAGCAAGAAGACCTAGCCCGGAATCTAGGCAAGGGCAAGCGGGTTCGCAAGCAAGTTAACTACAATGATGCTGCTCAGGAAGACCAAG ACAACCAGTCAGAGTACTCGGTGGGTTcagaggaggaggatgaagactTCGATGAACGTCCTGAAG GGCGTAGACAGTCAAAGAGGCAGCTCCGGAATGAGAAAGATAAGCCACTGCCTCCACTGCTGGCCCGAGTCGGGGGCAACATTGAG GTGCTGGGCTTCAACACCCGTCAGCGGAAGGCTTTCCTCAATGCTGTGATGCGCTGGGGGATGCCACCACAGGATGCCTTCACCACGCAGTGGCTGGTGCGGGACCTGAGGGGCAAGACTGAGAAGGAGTTTAA GGCCTATGTGTCTTTGTTCATGCGCCATCTGTGTGAGCCTGGGGCAGACGGCTCTGAAACCTTTGCCGATGGGGTCCCTCGGGAGGGACTGAGTCGCCAGCAGGTGTTGACCCGCATTGGAGTCATGTCTCTCGTCAAAAAGAAG GTGCAAGAGTTTGAGCACATCAATGGGCGTTGGTCAATGCCGGAACTGATGCCTGACCCCAGCGCCGACTCTAAGCGCTCCTCCAGAGCCTCCTCTCCTACCAAAACATCTCCCACCACTCCTGAGGCTTCTGCTACCAACAGTCCCTGCACCTCTAAACCTG CTACTCCAGCTCCAAGTGAGAAAGGAGAAGGCATAAGGACACCTCTTGAGAAGGAGGAAGCTGAAAACCAGGAGGAAAAGCCAGAGAAGAACAGCAGAATTGGggagaagatggagacagag GCTGATGCCCCGAGCCCAGCCCTATCACTTGGGGAGCGGCTGGAGCCAAGGAAGATTCCTCTAGAGGATGAGGTGCCAGGGGTGCCTGGAGAGATGGAGCCTGAACCTGGGTACCGTGGGGACAGAGAGAAGTCAG CCACAGAGTCGACGCCAGGAGAAAGGGGGGAGGAGAAGCCGTTGGATGGACAGGAACACAGGGAGAGGCCGGAGGGGGAAACAGGGGATTTGGGCAAGAGAG AAGATGTAAAAGGTGACCGGGAGCTTCGACCAGGGCCTCGAGATGAGCCACGGTCCAATGGGCGACGagaggaaaagacagagaagCCCCGGTTCATGTTCAATATCGCAGATGGTGGCTTCACAG AGCTTCACACACTGTGGCAGAATGAGGAACGGGCAGCTATTTCCTCGGGGAAACTCAATGAGATCTGGCACAGAAGACATGACTACTGGCTTCTGGCTGGGATTGTCCT CCATGGCTATGCACGGTGGCAGGACATCCAGAATGATGCTCAATTTGCCATTATCAACGAGCCATTTAAAACTGAAGCCAATAAGGGGAACTTTCTGGAGATGAAAAATAAGTTCCTGGCCCGGAGGTTCAAG CTCCTGGAGCAGGCGCTGGTGATTGAGGAGCAGCTGCGGCGGGCGGCCTACCTGAACCTGTCGCAGGAGCCGGCGCACCCCGCCATGGCCCTCCACGCCCGCTTCGCCGAGGCCGAGTGCCTGGCCGAGAGCCACCAGCACCTCTCCAAGGAGTCGCTGGCGGGGAACAAGCCGGCCAACGCCGTCCTGCACAAGGGTAAGGGCCGCGGCGGCCCCGCGCGGGGGAGGGCCCACAACGCTGC TTCTGAACCAGCTGGAGGAGTTGCTGAGCGACATGAAGGCGGACGTGACCCGCCTGCCAGCCACGCTGTCCCGAATACCCCCCATCGCAGCCCGCCTTCAGATGTCCGAGCGCAGCATCCTCAGCCGGCTGGCCAGCAAGGGCACGGAGCCTCACCCCACACCG GCCTTCCCCCCGGGTCCCTACGCTACACCTCCGGGGTACGGGGCGGCCTTCAGCGCCGCACCCGCAGGGGCCCTGGCCGCCGCAGGCGCCAATTACAGCCAGATGCCTGCAGGGTCCTTCATCACAG CCGCCACCAACGGCCCTCCAGTGCTggtgaagaaggagaaggaaatggtGGGGGCATTGGTGTCAGATGGGCTGGATCGGAAGGAGCCCCGAGCCGGGGAGGTGATCTGTATAGACGACTGACTGGATCCCAGGCCTGCCCTTCACCCAGGCCCCGTCCACGAGGCCGACCCCCAGCTCAAGCGCTGGGGCCTGCTGCCAGCCCTCCACCTTCCCCACCCCTTGGGCCATCACTGGGCTAG